TTCATCCCTAGACATCAGGGCAGAATAACCCACGATGTCGGTGAACATGATGGCGGCAAGCCTTCGCATCGGAGTTGCTGTATTAGAGAATTGGAAAGATACGAAGAAATTGTCGATTGTCGGTTACCGACGTACGATTTTCGATTGTCAACTCTGAGGATTGTTTGCCGACCTGCCGACCGCCGACCTGCCGACCTGCGGACCTGCCGACCCGGAGACCTGCCGACCTGAAGCCAGGAACAGGACAGCAACGCGATAGACAAGATGCCCGAACTTGGTATAGGGCGCATAAATGATCACGATCCACACCAGGACCAGGTGGATGAAGTAGATGACATAAGCGGCCGACCAGTTGCCGAAGCGCGCCCACTCGGTCAGTATCCCCGATACAGCCAGCAACAGGAGGAAAATGAGAAAGGATCCGTCGGAATATGTGCTGTACCCGATGATATCTTTTCTGAACAAACGGTAAAAGATCATGATGCCCGTCCCGGCGATCAGGGCAAATCCGCCCACATTCCCGGCGATCTTTGCCGGATGCCATAAACTCATCGGATAATCGAAAAAGATCACATTGACGATGGCCACCAGGGTGACCAGCAACAGGAGGAGGAATCCGGAGAACACGAGCATGTGGGCTGTTGACCGGAATTTGTTCGTCTGGCATTTTCGAAACTGTTCGTGGAAAAGGATTTCTTTCAATTGATGAAAGAACCGGATATCTTTTTGATTTTTGATCTTTACTCTTTGATTTTTCCGGATATCCCTGATGAACCTACGGAATCCTTTCCAGAAAAATAAGACAACCAGAACGACAAGTGAAAGGAAGGTGCCATTCAGGAGTGGGTGAGGAAAGAGTTTTGAGTAATCCACAGGTCCATCGGGTATCTTCAGTGTCCCTGCCAGCCACAGGATACAGAGGATGATCAGGGCAGGAATGGCAACGATCACGGGCAGAAAAGCCGGTTTACCCAGCCATGCGGCCAGGAAGCGCGGAGTGGCATATTCCTGATAGTTGAGATGACGGAGGGCGGAGAGAACCGTAGCCGGCTGGACACCCCTGGGGCAGGTGACCGAGCAGTCGCCGCACTGGTGGCAGAGCCAGAGATCCGGGTCGCCGATCAGTTTTTCTTTCAGGCCCCACGATGCCCAGAGCATTTCTTTACGCGGAAACGGATTTTCTTCCGGCGAAAGTTTACAAACCACCGAGCAGGCACCACACTGCATGCATTCTTTCAAAGGAGCATTGCTGATTGACTTCACCTGCCGGATGAATAGGCGATCTGCCTTTATTTGTACAACTTTTTCCATCAGATACCCTTGAAAGGATTTGGACCAATGCGTTCGATGGTTTCCACATAATCCCGGATGATACCGGGGATCTTTTCCCAATCTGTTATTTCAATGAATTCCATGCGAATCCGATCCGGTTCCAGCATCATCGTACGAAGTGCTTCCTGGAAGTTCTCCGCCCGTTTTTGTGTCAGTTCACTGCCCTGGATGAAGTGGCACTGGTAATCTTCTCCGGGTTTGCATCCGAAGAGCATGATGCCGTCGAATCCCCTGGAGAGTGCATCCGTGATCCAGATCTTGTTTACTGAACCGATGCACCTTACCGGGATGATCCGCAAGGCAGCATCGTAGCGAAGGCGTTTCTGCCCTGCCCTGTCAAATGCCGGGTAGGCATCGTTTTCGCAGACAAATGCCAGGATACGTGGTTTTTCTTCAAATTCATCCGGAATGTGCACAGACTTGATCATGGCCGAAACGCTTTCGATACTCAGGTCGCTGAAGTCGATGATTCGTTCGGGGCAGGCACCCAGGCAGATACCGCACCGGCGGCAGCGGGTGGGATGGGGGAGAGGTGTACCTTCAGGTGTTTCATCGTAGGCGCCGAAGGGGCATTCTTCCGTGCAGCGCTTGCAGTCGGTGCAACGCTGCAGATAGAGTTCTGGAAATGAACGATCCCCTGAGCGAGGGTGCACGGCTTCTCCTCTCCGGGTAGCCTCAATGCATTGGATGGCCTTCAGTATCGCTCCTGCAGCATCTTCCGTGCAGGAGGCGCTGTCCATCGGTGCGCGGGCCGTTCCGGCGGCGTAGATCCCGGTGCGGCGGGTCTCATAGGGGAAACAGATGAAATGAGAATCGGGAAAGCCGTATTTCAATACGGGCAATCCTTCACCCTGCCGGTAAGCGATGCGAAGTTCCGAACTGTCGGAAGGGACCATTCCCGTTGCCAGCACCACCAGGTCGACATTGATGGCCAATGTTTCGCCAAAGGGAGTATTGTTCACTTCGACGGTGATCCAGCCATTTTTTTCCGCTATGCTGTTCAGGTCTCCTTTGGTCAGGAACAGCAGATCATCCTGTTGTATATGCTGGTAAAACTGCTCCAGGTGTCCGGGTGTGCGAAGGTCTTTATAGACAATGTAAACAGGCAGGTCCGGATATTTTTCACGCAGGTAGGTGGTCTGCTTCAGCGTAGTGGCACAGCAGTAATTTGAGCAGTAAGGCAGATGATCAGGATCGCGTGAGCCAGCGCACTGGACGAAGAGTACGCCGTGGACTGGTTCCTTCGGTAAAAGTCTGTCCCACTGATCCTGTCCGGCACATTTCTCCAGATCGAGCTGAGTGATGACACCATTGAGCCTGCCATATCCCAGGTGTTCCAGGTTCCTGGGATCATAAGGTTTCCAGCCGGTCGCCGTTACGATGGCTCCCGCTTGAAAGGTTTGAAGTATACCCTTTTGACGGACAGTCACCTTGAAATCACCCGGGTGTCCTGAAATGTTTTCGATCACGGAGGATTTCAATACGGTGATCCCGGGTTCAGCTCCCAGCTCTCTGATCTTCTCGCCGACAATGGGTGTTATGGGAGCCTGGAACGGTTGCAGGAACGGAATCTGTTTATGCAGATGATTCATCCATCCCCCCAGAGAGGACTCCTTTTCGACCAGTACAACCGGGTATCCTGCCCTGGCTCCTTCCAGTGCTGCTGTGATCCCGGTTATGCCACCCCCAACGATAAGAATGGTATCATCAACGTGATCAAGAAAATAGGGAGTTGGCACCTGAATATTGAGCGCTTTTGTGATCCCCATCCTCATCAGGTCGTCTGCCAGCATCCGGGTGTCATCCGTACCTACCGGCTGGCACCAGGCAACCTGTTCGCGGAGGTTCACGCGTTCGACCAGAATCTTCTGATCAAAGCTGAACCGTTCTGCATGAACCCTCGGGGTGCAGGCTCCAATCACGATCCTGTCCAGCTGGTTCGTCTGGATGTCTTCCATGATTGACCGGATGCCCTGCTCGCTGCAGAGAGCTGCGTGTGCCCTGCACGTTGCCGTAGGAAATGCGGCAGAGATGCCTTCCTGCAGCACATTGATTTTTATTGCCTGGTTAATGCCGCAACCGGTACAGATATAGATTCCTAACGTGTTGTTTGCCAAATCTTTCATTAATTCCAAATCCCAAAATCCAAATTCCAAAGAGGCTTCCCGCCTTCGGCTGATTTGAAGATCTGCTACCTGCCACCAGGAGACCTGAAGACCTGGAGACCTTTCACCACCGCCGCGGTGGCCTCTTTCACCGAAGTGGATACATCTGCCGGGTGAACTGCATTTCCCACTGCACAGAACCCATCAGGCAGTTCTCGCTTATCAATGAATCCATTCTCATTTGTTTTGACCTGCCCAAGTCCGGCAGCCTCGGGTACCATGCCGGTGGCCAGCACCAGCAGATCCACCGGTATCCTTATTTTCTTGTTTTCCAGAAGGTCTTCGGCTTCGACGATCATTGAATTGTTACGTGGTTCGACAGCAGCCACCTTTCCCTTGATCAGCTCGATCCCGGGATCAGCCTTCACCCTGGCCAGGATGTCCTCATAGCGGCCTTCCACCCTCAGGTCGATGTAGAAGATCCTGATACGGCTTTCCGGAAGTTTTTCCCGGATCAGCAGCGCCTGTTTCAGGGTCGTACCGCAACAGATACCCGAGCAATACGGCAGATGATTCCTGTCGCGTGAACCTGCACACTGGGCAAATGCAATGACGGGCGATCTTCCCAGGGTTTTTATCCAGTCATCACTCCCGAAGTAAATTTCCAGGGTGATATTGGTGATGATCTGGTCAGATGTTCCGAATGCGAGTTCAGGAATGCGAAAGGCATCATAGGGTTTCCATCCGGTGGCCAGAATCACGGAGCTGACATCCCTGGTCA
The DNA window shown above is from Bacteroidales bacterium and carries:
- a CDS encoding FAD-dependent oxidoreductase, with product MKDLANNTLGIYICTGCGINQAIKINVLQEGISAAFPTATCRAHAALCSEQGIRSIMEDIQTNQLDRIVIGACTPRVHAERFSFDQKILVERVNLREQVAWCQPVGTDDTRMLADDLMRMGITKALNIQVPTPYFLDHVDDTILIVGGGITGITAALEGARAGYPVVLVEKESSLGGWMNHLHKQIPFLQPFQAPITPIVGEKIRELGAEPGITVLKSSVIENISGHPGDFKVTVRQKGILQTFQAGAIVTATGWKPYDPRNLEHLGYGRLNGVITQLDLEKCAGQDQWDRLLPKEPVHGVLFVQCAGSRDPDHLPYCSNYCCATTLKQTTYLREKYPDLPVYIVYKDLRTPGHLEQFYQHIQQDDLLFLTKGDLNSIAEKNGWITVEVNNTPFGETLAINVDLVVLATGMVPSDSSELRIAYRQGEGLPVLKYGFPDSHFICFPYETRRTGIYAAGTARAPMDSASCTEDAAGAILKAIQCIEATRRGEAVHPRSGDRSFPELYLQRCTDCKRCTEECPFGAYDETPEGTPLPHPTRCRRCGICLGACPERIIDFSDLSIESVSAMIKSVHIPDEFEEKPRILAFVCENDAYPAFDRAGQKRLRYDAALRIIPVRCIGSVNKIWITDALSRGFDGIMLFGCKPGEDYQCHFIQGSELTQKRAENFQEALRTMMLEPDRIRMEFIEITDWEKIPGIIRDYVETIERIGPNPFKGI
- a CDS encoding FAD-dependent oxidoreductase; translated protein: MSHKPLLIIGGGISGITAAVEAAEAGLKVILVEKQPYLGGRVARLNRYFPKRCPPQCGLEINYRRIRSNRHIEVFTSSTVEKITGSKGNFITTIKRSAQYVNELCTACGECELVCPVERSDEFTYGIKQTKAIFIPDQIMFPFKYTIDAGVCLKNSCALCKECCTYGAIDLEAQPEVLTRDVSSVILATGWKPYDAFRIPELAFGTSDQIITNITLEIYFGSDDWIKTLGRSPVIAFAQCAGSRDRNHLPYCSGICCGTTLKQALLIREKLPESRIRIFYIDLRVEGRYEDILARVKADPGIELIKGKVAAVEPRNNSMIVEAEDLLENKKIRIPVDLLVLATGMVPEAAGLGQVKTNENGFIDKRELPDGFCAVGNAVHPADVSTSVKEATAAVVKGLQVFRSPGGR
- the qmoC gene encoding quinone-interacting membrane-bound oxidoreductase complex subunit QmoC, with product MEKVVQIKADRLFIRQVKSISNAPLKECMQCGACSVVCKLSPEENPFPRKEMLWASWGLKEKLIGDPDLWLCHQCGDCSVTCPRGVQPATVLSALRHLNYQEYATPRFLAAWLGKPAFLPVIVAIPALIILCILWLAGTLKIPDGPVDYSKLFPHPLLNGTFLSLVVLVVLFFWKGFRRFIRDIRKNQRVKIKNQKDIRFFHQLKEILFHEQFRKCQTNKFRSTAHMLVFSGFLLLLLVTLVAIVNVIFFDYPMSLWHPAKIAGNVGGFALIAGTGIMIFYRLFRKDIIGYSTYSDGSFLIFLLLLAVSGILTEWARFGNWSAAYVIYFIHLVLVWIVIIYAPYTKFGHLVYRVAVLFLASGRQVSGSAGPQVGRSAVGRSANNPQS